The following proteins come from a genomic window of Streptomyces sp. NBC_01716:
- a CDS encoding methyltransferase domain-containing protein, with protein sequence MPRETAVYTHGHHESVLRSHSWRTAANSAAYLLPELRSGLDVLDVGCGPGTITADLAALVAPGTVTAVDAAADVLERAGEAVAARGLDNIRFAVADVHALDFPDDSFDVVHAHQVLQHVGDPVQALREMRRVCRPGGIVAARDSDYGAFTWYPSSPALDGWQELYRTVARANGGEPDAGRRLASWARRAGFTDITSTAAAWCFATPDERAWWSGLWAERTTASLYAELAVRGGHADAARLAGIAEAWRAWGGEPDAWFMVPHGEILCRV encoded by the coding sequence ATGCCGAGAGAGACCGCCGTCTACACCCACGGCCACCACGAGTCGGTCCTGCGTTCGCACAGCTGGCGCACGGCGGCGAACTCGGCTGCGTATCTCCTGCCCGAACTCCGTTCCGGACTCGACGTGTTGGACGTGGGCTGCGGTCCCGGCACCATCACCGCCGACCTGGCCGCGCTGGTGGCGCCCGGCACGGTGACCGCGGTGGACGCGGCGGCGGACGTCCTGGAGCGGGCCGGGGAGGCGGTCGCGGCGCGCGGTCTGGACAACATCCGTTTCGCGGTCGCCGATGTCCACGCCCTGGACTTCCCCGACGACTCGTTCGACGTGGTCCACGCCCACCAGGTGCTCCAGCACGTCGGGGACCCCGTACAGGCACTGCGCGAGATGCGCCGGGTGTGCAGGCCCGGAGGCATCGTCGCGGCGCGCGACAGCGACTACGGCGCGTTCACCTGGTACCCGTCGTCCCCCGCGCTGGACGGCTGGCAGGAGTTGTACCGGACGGTGGCCCGCGCGAACGGCGGCGAGCCCGACGCGGGCCGCAGGCTCGCCTCCTGGGCCCGCCGCGCGGGCTTCACGGACATCACGTCCACGGCGGCGGCGTGGTGCTTCGCGACGCCGGACGAGCGCGCGTGGTGGAGCGGGCTGTGGGCGGAGCGGACGACCGCGTCGCTCTACGCGGAACTGGCCGTACGCGGCGGCCACGCGGACGCGGCGCGGCTCGCCGGGATCGCGGAGGCGTGGCGCGCGTGGGGCGGGGAGCCCGACGCGTGGTTCATGGTCCCGCACGGTGAAATCCTGTGCCGGGTATGA
- a CDS encoding GNAT family N-acetyltransferase, which produces MESVSAPFLETPRLRLRACDEADLGRLIALDNDPGVKRFIDGGVPVEPKTFRAEALPRLLGRGFWAAEERSTGEWLGWFELRPLNDPGWAEVELGYRLHRAVWGRGYATEGARALVRKAFTELGTERVTANTMTVNTASRRVMEKAGLLFVRTYAEEWPEVIEGSEQGDVEYALTRGEWRRTTSG; this is translated from the coding sequence ATGGAATCCGTGTCCGCTCCCTTCCTCGAAACCCCGCGGCTGCGGCTGCGTGCCTGCGACGAGGCCGACCTCGGCCGGCTCATCGCGCTGGACAACGACCCCGGCGTGAAGCGCTTCATCGACGGCGGCGTGCCCGTCGAGCCCAAGACGTTCCGGGCCGAGGCCCTGCCCCGGCTGCTCGGGCGCGGCTTCTGGGCGGCGGAGGAGCGGTCCACCGGCGAGTGGCTGGGCTGGTTCGAGCTACGGCCGCTGAACGACCCCGGGTGGGCGGAGGTGGAGCTGGGGTACCGGCTGCACCGGGCGGTGTGGGGCCGGGGCTACGCCACGGAGGGCGCCCGAGCGCTCGTGCGCAAGGCCTTCACCGAGCTGGGCACCGAGCGGGTCACGGCGAACACGATGACGGTCAACACGGCCTCCCGGCGGGTCATGGAGAAGGCCGGGCTGCTCTTCGTCCGTACGTACGCCGAGGAGTGGCCGGAGGTCATCGAGGGCTCGGAGCAGGGGGATGTGGAGTACGCGCTCACGCGCGGGGAGTGGCGGCGCACGACTTCCGGGTGA